In Edaphobacter dinghuensis, one genomic interval encodes:
- the aspS gene encoding aspartate--tRNA ligase, protein MLDFLGNLQRTHKCGELRVEQDGQDVVLMGWVNRRRDHGNLIFLDVRDRTGITQVVLDKEISGEAHAKAEAARSEYVVAVKGKVRRREAGLENPNMATGGIEVVAHELLLLNESKTPPFSPAEDAIGNEEVRLKYRYLDLRRTEMQHNFELRSKVAMAIRNYLVEQGFLEIETPFMTRSTPEGARDYLVPSRVHAGSFYALPQSPQIFKQILMISGFDRYFQVARCFRDEDLRADRQPEFTQIDLEMTFPQQETIFHVVEGFLTAAFKAAGIALTTPFVQMTYDEAIKNYGIDKPDMRLPAMVSLSDELTPELRETLKIEQGLPVLGFVIPNVGTLSGTARKGLQEEVRGGFGDSGLDLLDVVRLKTNATFAPLAEAVETKLSAAPDDLLVVVTPKLGTPAKWNHDPQWIYKRVGALRLQLAQKFADKHGRFAKTGTEADYKFAWVTDFPMYEWDEEAKVWNAAHHPFTSPHEEDIKAGRLTNDKGAVRALAYDIVLNGTELGSGSIRIHRQDVQAEIFRSLGMTDAEAKERFGFFLDALEYGTPPHGGIALGLDRIVMILAGASSLREVIAFPKTAKAIDLMVDAPTPVSDQQMRELHLRTVTRT, encoded by the coding sequence GTGCTTGATTTTCTAGGGAATTTGCAGCGCACGCACAAGTGCGGAGAGCTTCGTGTAGAGCAGGATGGCCAGGACGTTGTCCTGATGGGATGGGTGAACCGTCGGCGCGACCACGGCAACCTGATCTTTCTCGATGTGCGCGACCGCACCGGCATCACGCAGGTGGTGCTGGACAAAGAGATCTCGGGCGAGGCCCATGCCAAGGCTGAGGCAGCGCGGTCGGAGTACGTTGTCGCGGTGAAGGGCAAGGTACGGCGGCGCGAGGCTGGCCTCGAGAATCCGAACATGGCGACCGGCGGCATTGAGGTCGTCGCGCACGAGCTGCTGCTGCTGAACGAGTCGAAGACGCCTCCGTTCTCTCCTGCGGAAGATGCGATCGGCAACGAAGAGGTGCGGCTGAAGTATCGCTATCTCGACCTGCGGCGCACGGAGATGCAGCACAACTTCGAGCTGCGCAGCAAGGTAGCGATGGCCATTCGCAACTATCTTGTCGAGCAGGGATTTCTCGAGATCGAGACGCCGTTTATGACGCGCTCGACGCCCGAGGGCGCACGCGATTATCTCGTTCCCAGCCGCGTTCATGCGGGCAGCTTTTACGCGCTGCCGCAGTCGCCGCAGATCTTCAAGCAGATCCTGATGATCTCTGGCTTCGACCGCTACTTCCAGGTCGCGCGCTGCTTCCGCGACGAAGATCTTCGCGCAGATCGCCAGCCGGAGTTCACGCAGATCGACCTCGAGATGACGTTCCCGCAGCAGGAGACGATCTTCCATGTCGTCGAAGGATTTCTGACCGCCGCCTTCAAGGCCGCTGGCATCGCGCTGACGACTCCGTTTGTGCAGATGACGTATGACGAAGCGATCAAGAACTACGGCATCGACAAGCCGGACATGCGCCTGCCAGCGATGGTCTCGCTGAGCGATGAGCTGACGCCAGAGCTGCGCGAGACGCTGAAGATTGAGCAGGGCCTGCCCGTGCTTGGGTTTGTCATCCCCAACGTTGGCACGTTGAGCGGCACCGCACGAAAGGGCTTGCAGGAAGAGGTTCGCGGCGGCTTCGGCGACAGCGGGCTTGATCTGCTGGATGTCGTCCGGCTGAAGACGAACGCGACGTTCGCTCCGCTGGCCGAGGCGGTTGAGACGAAGCTGTCTGCTGCGCCCGATGACCTGCTCGTCGTGGTGACGCCAAAGCTGGGAACACCGGCGAAGTGGAACCACGATCCGCAGTGGATCTACAAGCGCGTCGGCGCGCTGCGTCTGCAACTGGCGCAGAAGTTTGCGGACAAGCATGGCCGCTTTGCCAAGACCGGTACCGAGGCCGACTACAAATTTGCCTGGGTCACAGACTTCCCGATGTACGAGTGGGACGAAGAGGCGAAAGTGTGGAACGCAGCGCACCATCCCTTCACGTCGCCGCATGAAGAGGACATCAAGGCGGGCCGCCTGACCAACGACAAGGGCGCGGTTCGTGCGCTGGCTTACGACATCGTTCTGAACGGCACGGAGCTTGGCTCGGGTTCGATCCGTATCCACCGGCAGGATGTACAGGCAGAGATCTTCCGCTCGCTCGGCATGACCGATGCCGAGGCAAAGGAGCGTTTCGGCTTCTTCCTCGACGCGCTGGAGTACGGCACGCCTCCACACGGCGGCATTGCGCTGGGCCTCGACCGCATCGTGATGATCCTTGCCGGAGCAAGCAGCCTGCGCGAAGTCATCGCCTTCCCGAAGACGGCAAAGGCGATTGACCTGATGGTCGATGCGCCGACTCCCGTGAGCGACCAGCAGATGCGCGAGCTGCACCTGCGAACCGTCACACGCACCTAA
- a CDS encoding rhomboid family intramembrane serine protease produces the protein MARPGPMSLALPPFAGATRRLVFANLIAFFGFAVFGWAAPRPIGILLGHLALVPAAVFRGEVWQLFTYGFLPMGILGTLFAMLTLWFIGAYLEDLRGSRWLMELYLFSTAAGGLLAALLTLVHLFGLRPELITLGAWSPIFALMVAFSVIAGDQEILFFFFVRMKAKYLVWIYIVLCIAILLKGDDRFGALTELSGALMGYVYTKFAPRRGMALGMSERYFGVRNDYYRWKRRRAAKKFEVYMRKQNREVHFDKDGRYIDPDELRKDPNDKRWMN, from the coding sequence ATGGCTCGTCCCGGCCCCATGTCGTTAGCGCTACCGCCCTTTGCAGGGGCGACACGCCGTCTCGTCTTTGCCAACCTCATCGCCTTCTTTGGCTTTGCGGTATTCGGATGGGCGGCGCCTCGGCCCATCGGCATCCTGCTCGGGCATCTCGCGCTGGTTCCCGCTGCCGTCTTTCGCGGCGAGGTCTGGCAGCTGTTTACCTATGGCTTTCTGCCGATGGGAATTCTGGGCACGCTCTTCGCCATGCTGACGCTGTGGTTTATCGGCGCGTACCTCGAAGACCTGCGTGGCTCTCGCTGGCTGATGGAGCTTTATCTCTTCTCGACCGCTGCCGGAGGGCTGCTGGCAGCGCTGCTTACGCTGGTACATCTGTTTGGGCTTCGGCCGGAGCTGATTACGCTGGGTGCCTGGTCACCGATCTTCGCGCTGATGGTGGCCTTCTCGGTCATCGCCGGCGATCAAGAGATACTGTTCTTCTTCTTTGTCCGCATGAAGGCGAAGTACCTGGTCTGGATTTATATCGTTCTCTGCATCGCCATTCTGCTGAAAGGCGACGACCGCTTCGGAGCCCTCACCGAGCTTTCGGGTGCGTTGATGGGCTACGTGTACACAAAGTTTGCGCCGCGCCGGGGAATGGCGCTGGGCATGAGTGAGCGCTACTTCGGCGTGAGAAACGACTACTACCGCTGGAAGCGTCGCCGTGCTGCAAAGAAGTTCGAGGTTTATATGCGCAAGCAGAACCGCGAGGTTCACTTCGACAAGGATGGCCGCTATATCGATCCCGATGAGCTGCGCAAAGATCCCAACGACAAGCGCTGGATGAACTAA
- a CDS encoding carboxypeptidase-like regulatory domain-containing protein: MKRTRLSLRSLTGRMTLATCLAASCCLVLPQISVAQNRGPVQRTIDGKVVDKSDAPLKGAVVYLKDDHTLSVMSKITGADGTYRFGQLSQNTDYELWAESNGKKSKTKNISSFESRNAFHFNLKVD, encoded by the coding sequence ATGAAGCGTACTCGTCTTTCGCTCCGTTCCCTTACCGGCAGAATGACCCTGGCTACTTGTCTGGCTGCGTCATGCTGTCTGGTGCTGCCTCAGATCTCCGTTGCGCAGAACCGCGGCCCCGTGCAGCGCACCATCGACGGCAAGGTTGTTGACAAGTCGGACGCTCCTCTCAAAGGAGCCGTCGTCTATCTCAAGGATGACCATACCCTTTCGGTGATGAGCAAGATCACAGGCGCCGACGGCACCTATCGCTTCGGCCAGCTCTCGCAAAACACCGACTACGAGCTGTGGGCCGAGAGCAACGGCAAGAAGAGCAAAACCAAGAACATTAGCTCCTTCGAGAGCCGAAATGCCTTTCACTTCAACCTCAAGGTGGACTGA
- a CDS encoding cupin domain-containing protein, whose translation MKSVRAVDAEHYRWGDGCDGWYLVRTDELNIIEEKMPPGASERRHFHMRARQFFYVLEGELTMEVEREEFVLRVGEGVEVAPGRVHQVFNRSGRSARFLVTSQPPSHGDRVERAD comes from the coding sequence GTGAAGTCGGTCAGAGCGGTCGATGCCGAGCACTATCGTTGGGGCGATGGCTGCGACGGCTGGTATCTCGTTCGCACGGATGAGCTGAACATTATTGAAGAGAAGATGCCGCCGGGTGCGAGCGAGCGGCGTCATTTTCATATGCGAGCGCGCCAGTTTTTCTATGTGCTTGAAGGAGAGCTGACGATGGAGGTCGAGCGCGAAGAGTTTGTGCTGCGTGTGGGGGAGGGAGTCGAGGTTGCTCCAGGAAGGGTGCACCAGGTGTTCAACCGGAGCGGGAGGAGCGCACGTTTTCTGGTGACGAGCCAGCCGCCGAGCCACGGTGATCGCGTGGAACGGGCCGATTGA
- a CDS encoding acyl-CoA carboxylase subunit beta, with protein sequence MGHSDQSVASPAAKSGLHQSKLAELAVRHAIAEEGGGVERRERERKAGKLSARERVEFLLDEGTFEETDKFVTHRATDFGMDAQRVPGDGFITGYGRVQGRVVFVFAQDFTVFGGSLSEANAAKIVKIMDMAMKVGAPIVGLNDSGGARIQEGVVSLAGYTDIFLRNTLASGVVPQISAILGPCAGGAVYSPAITDFTLMTEKTSYMFVTGPDVIKTVTHEDVTKDALGGAVTHNEISGVAHFMAHDDQECLAMVRELLGFLPSNNLDDPPRKMTQDDAARADVALDSIVPEESNQPYDMVDVISRVVDDGYFFQVQEHFARNIVVGFARMAGRSVGIVANQPAYLAGVLDIDASVKGARFVRFCDAFNIPLITFEDVPGFLPGIQQEHGGIIRHGAKLLYAFAEATVPKLTVITRKAYGGAYCVMSSKHLRTDVNLAWPTAEIAVMGPEGAVNIVYKRELDATLRRAEAVMPQGVSLSEEQKLEVLAEARKEKVEDFRERFANPYVAAERGYIDAVIRPSETRRRLNSALDMLATKRDKNPAKKHGNIPL encoded by the coding sequence ATGGGCCATTCCGATCAATCTGTCGCATCGCCTGCTGCTAAATCAGGATTGCATCAATCCAAACTCGCCGAGCTTGCCGTGCGCCACGCAATTGCCGAGGAGGGCGGAGGCGTGGAGCGGCGCGAGCGTGAGCGCAAGGCGGGCAAACTCTCTGCGCGAGAGCGCGTCGAGTTTTTGTTGGACGAAGGCACGTTTGAAGAGACCGATAAGTTTGTTACGCATCGCGCGACCGATTTTGGCATGGACGCGCAGCGCGTTCCCGGCGATGGATTTATCACCGGCTATGGGCGCGTGCAGGGGCGTGTGGTCTTTGTCTTCGCGCAGGACTTCACCGTCTTTGGCGGTTCGCTGTCGGAGGCGAACGCCGCGAAGATCGTCAAGATCATGGACATGGCGATGAAGGTAGGAGCACCGATTGTTGGGTTAAACGATTCGGGCGGCGCGCGCATTCAGGAAGGCGTCGTCTCGTTGGCTGGTTATACGGACATCTTTCTGCGCAATACGCTCGCTAGCGGAGTGGTGCCGCAGATCTCGGCCATACTGGGACCGTGCGCAGGCGGGGCGGTGTATTCGCCTGCGATTACAGACTTCACTTTGATGACGGAGAAGACGAGCTACATGTTTGTCACCGGGCCGGATGTCATCAAGACCGTAACGCATGAAGACGTGACCAAGGACGCTCTGGGCGGCGCAGTGACGCACAACGAGATCTCCGGCGTGGCGCACTTTATGGCGCACGACGATCAGGAGTGCCTTGCGATGGTGCGTGAGCTGTTGGGTTTTCTACCGTCGAACAACCTCGATGACCCTCCGCGCAAGATGACGCAGGACGATGCTGCGCGCGCCGATGTTGCGCTCGACAGTATCGTTCCCGAAGAGAGCAATCAGCCGTATGACATGGTCGATGTCATCTCGCGTGTGGTCGATGATGGCTATTTCTTTCAGGTGCAGGAGCACTTTGCACGGAATATCGTCGTCGGTTTTGCACGAATGGCGGGACGGTCTGTGGGAATTGTGGCTAATCAACCGGCGTACCTTGCCGGTGTGCTCGACATTGACGCCAGCGTGAAGGGTGCGCGGTTTGTGCGGTTCTGCGATGCCTTCAACATTCCGCTGATTACGTTTGAGGATGTGCCTGGCTTTTTGCCGGGCATTCAGCAGGAGCATGGCGGCATCATTCGTCATGGCGCAAAGCTGTTGTATGCGTTTGCCGAGGCGACGGTGCCGAAGCTGACGGTGATTACGCGCAAGGCCTATGGCGGAGCGTATTGCGTGATGAGCTCGAAGCATCTTCGCACCGATGTAAATCTTGCGTGGCCGACGGCGGAGATTGCCGTGATGGGGCCGGAGGGCGCGGTCAATATCGTCTACAAGCGCGAGCTGGACGCTACGCTGCGCCGTGCTGAAGCGGTCATGCCGCAGGGCGTCTCTCTCAGCGAGGAGCAGAAGCTCGAGGTTCTGGCCGAGGCGCGTAAAGAGAAGGTGGAGGACTTTCGCGAGCGGTTTGCCAATCCTTATGTCGCGGCGGAGCGCGGATATATCGATGCTGTGATTCGGCCCAGCGAGACGCGACGGCGTCTGAACTCCGCGCTTGATATGCTGGCGACGAAACGAGATAAAAACCCCGCCAAAAAACACGGGAACATACCGCTGTGA
- a CDS encoding Y-family DNA polymerase, with product MAFPPQPDRFTFLHVDLNSFFASVEQQLHPEYRGRPLAVVPTMADTTCCIAASYEAKRLKIKTGTQVGEAKRICPDIVLIEGDHAVYSDYSARIAKAVELVCPVAHTPSIDEMSCELMGREQEPPRARKIALEIKQSIYKNVGEALRCSIGMAPNRYLAKIASDMQKPDGLIGLLPSQLPRAIAHLELRDLPGVGARTEARLNAKGITTMEQLLALDRNGMHKLWDSVWGDRLYHWLRGAESGDDGAPVSSGIQKSLGHSHVMAPEFRTPEGAWAVAHKLLHKAAMRLRMENFYTGSMAVTIRFSLTKEQAARIKAKRHFSGLTHSGWGMEARFRDCRDTLTLLEVLRGIWSQRPQGAEFQRPFFVGVTLRNLIPENEYQTELFVDPNNRAELSATMDKLNLKYGHTTLHFAGMLPARESAPTRIAFTQIPVQYGVDYM from the coding sequence ATGGCTTTTCCACCCCAACCCGATCGCTTCACCTTCCTGCACGTCGATCTGAACAGCTTCTTCGCGTCGGTCGAGCAGCAGTTGCACCCGGAGTATCGCGGTCGCCCGCTCGCCGTCGTCCCCACAATGGCGGACACGACCTGCTGCATCGCTGCAAGCTACGAGGCAAAGAGACTGAAGATCAAGACCGGCACGCAGGTAGGCGAAGCCAAACGCATCTGCCCGGACATTGTGCTGATCGAAGGAGATCATGCAGTCTACTCCGACTACTCCGCACGCATTGCCAAGGCGGTAGAACTGGTCTGCCCGGTCGCTCACACACCTTCCATCGATGAGATGTCCTGCGAGCTAATGGGCCGCGAGCAGGAGCCGCCTCGAGCGAGAAAGATCGCGCTCGAGATCAAGCAGTCGATCTACAAGAATGTCGGCGAGGCGCTGCGCTGCTCTATTGGGATGGCTCCCAACCGCTACCTCGCCAAGATTGCCAGCGATATGCAGAAGCCCGACGGCCTCATCGGTCTGCTGCCATCGCAACTGCCTCGCGCCATCGCTCACCTCGAACTGCGCGACCTGCCCGGCGTAGGCGCACGAACCGAAGCACGCCTCAACGCGAAGGGCATCACCACGATGGAGCAGCTTCTCGCGCTCGATCGCAATGGCATGCACAAGCTCTGGGACAGCGTCTGGGGCGACCGCCTCTACCATTGGCTGCGCGGCGCAGAGAGCGGCGACGACGGCGCACCCGTCAGCAGCGGCATACAAAAATCGCTGGGCCACTCCCACGTGATGGCGCCCGAGTTCCGCACGCCGGAAGGCGCATGGGCCGTCGCACATAAATTGCTGCACAAAGCAGCGATGCGTCTTCGCATGGAAAACTTCTACACCGGCTCCATGGCGGTGACGATACGCTTCTCCCTCACCAAAGAGCAGGCTGCGCGCATCAAGGCCAAGCGCCACTTCAGCGGCCTCACTCACTCCGGCTGGGGCATGGAGGCACGCTTCCGCGACTGCCGCGACACCCTGACGCTGCTCGAAGTGCTGCGCGGCATATGGAGCCAGCGCCCACAAGGTGCGGAGTTTCAGCGGCCTTTCTTCGTCGGCGTCACGCTGCGCAATCTCATTCCTGAGAATGAATATCAGACAGAGCTCTTCGTCGATCCCAACAACCGCGCCGAGCTCTCCGCCACCATGGACAAGCTCAACCTCAAGTACGGCCACACCACGCTGCACTTCGCCGGGATGCTGCCCGCACGCGAATCCGCACCGACGCGCATTGCCTTCACGCAGATCCCCGTGCAGTACGGCGTCGACTACATGTAA
- a CDS encoding S9 family peptidase, producing MLAGKGWLGVAVGCCLLAGARAQGRQLTTEDYARAEKFMDYNVNPLVLHTVENVKFMADGRFWYRDRGADGAEFVVVDPVRGTKVTAFDREKLAAAMSDATQGKMVLDAHHLAITDLALENDGSVAIVNIDSETMRCELHDAIKCQVVTVPVKDAVAARLFSESHGVAEADISPDGKKIAFIRDYNLWVRDMTTGKETQLTKDGVKDFGYATDNAGWQQSDSAVLVWSPDSKKIATFQQDQRKDGEMYLVPVTNGHPVLRAWKYPLVGDADVTMIERMIIDVDKRKVIRLKMPPDQHRSTLCDDVSCEPTKTWDDVQWSEDGKHLAFVSTSRDHKQEWLRVADAENGDVRDVMQETVATYFESGNGKVNWKYLPQSNEVLWFSERDNWGQMYLYDLTTGKLKNQITHGDGDVTQVLHVDEKARKIYFLAVGKETGVDPYFSSYYSVNFDGTGQQRLTPEDADHAVTSSPDGRYFVDVYSTPTAPQVSVVRDSDGKLISNVAKQDITRLLAAGWVAPTPITVKARDGKTDLYGLMFKPTNFDASKKYPIVNHVYPGPQTGSCGSRAFAAAHRDDQSLAELGFVVVCIDGMGTPSRSKAFHDFYYGNLGDDTIPDQMAGMKELAAKYSFIDIDRAGIYGHSGGGNATVSAMFHYPDFFKVGIAESGNHDNRDYEDDWAEKWAGLEVKHADGTSNYDSQANQNYAKNLKGHLLLVHGTMDNNVPMNNTLLVVDALIKANKDFDLLLIPNVAHAYGEADLYMTRRRWDYFVRYLAGDVPPHEYQMKSYAAAQAALALGK from the coding sequence ATGTTGGCTGGCAAGGGTTGGCTGGGAGTCGCAGTCGGATGCTGTTTGTTGGCGGGCGCAAGAGCGCAGGGAAGACAGCTTACGACGGAAGATTATGCGCGCGCAGAGAAGTTCATGGACTATAACGTCAATCCGCTGGTGCTGCACACGGTGGAAAATGTGAAGTTTATGGCGGATGGCCGCTTTTGGTATCGCGACCGTGGCGCAGATGGCGCGGAGTTTGTGGTGGTCGATCCGGTGCGTGGAACGAAGGTGACAGCGTTCGATCGCGAAAAGCTTGCAGCGGCGATGTCGGATGCGACGCAGGGAAAGATGGTGCTCGATGCGCACCATCTGGCGATCACGGATCTTGCGCTTGAGAACGATGGAAGCGTTGCGATCGTGAACATCGACAGCGAGACGATGCGCTGCGAGTTGCATGATGCCATCAAGTGCCAGGTCGTGACGGTGCCGGTGAAGGATGCGGTGGCTGCGAGATTGTTTTCTGAGAGCCACGGCGTGGCTGAGGCTGACATCTCTCCTGATGGAAAGAAGATTGCGTTCATTCGCGACTACAACCTGTGGGTTCGCGATATGACGACAGGCAAAGAGACGCAGCTGACTAAGGACGGCGTGAAGGACTTTGGCTATGCGACGGACAATGCGGGCTGGCAGCAGAGCGACAGCGCAGTGTTGGTGTGGTCGCCGGACTCGAAGAAGATCGCGACCTTTCAGCAGGACCAGCGCAAGGACGGCGAGATGTACCTGGTACCGGTGACCAACGGGCATCCGGTGTTGAGGGCTTGGAAGTATCCGCTGGTGGGTGATGCCGACGTGACGATGATCGAGCGCATGATTATCGATGTGGACAAGCGCAAGGTGATCCGGTTGAAGATGCCGCCGGACCAGCATCGGTCTACCCTGTGCGATGACGTGAGCTGCGAGCCTACGAAGACCTGGGATGACGTGCAGTGGAGCGAGGATGGAAAGCATCTCGCGTTTGTTTCGACCTCGCGCGACCATAAGCAGGAGTGGCTGCGCGTGGCCGATGCGGAGAATGGCGATGTGCGTGATGTGATGCAGGAGACGGTGGCGACGTACTTCGAGAGCGGCAACGGCAAGGTCAACTGGAAGTATCTGCCGCAGTCGAATGAGGTGTTGTGGTTCAGTGAACGCGACAACTGGGGCCAGATGTATCTATATGATCTGACGACCGGCAAGCTGAAAAATCAGATCACGCATGGCGATGGAGACGTGACGCAGGTGCTGCACGTCGATGAGAAGGCGCGGAAGATTTATTTTCTTGCCGTGGGAAAAGAGACCGGGGTCGATCCTTATTTTTCGAGCTACTACAGCGTCAACTTCGACGGTACGGGACAACAGCGGTTGACGCCGGAAGATGCAGACCATGCGGTGACCTCGTCGCCTGATGGCCGCTACTTTGTCGATGTTTACTCAACGCCGACCGCGCCGCAGGTGTCAGTGGTGCGAGACAGCGACGGCAAGCTGATCAGCAACGTAGCGAAGCAGGATATTACGCGGCTGCTGGCGGCAGGCTGGGTTGCGCCGACGCCGATTACGGTGAAGGCTCGCGATGGCAAGACTGATCTCTATGGCTTGATGTTCAAGCCGACGAACTTTGATGCGTCGAAAAAATATCCGATTGTGAACCATGTCTATCCTGGGCCGCAGACGGGTTCGTGCGGCAGCCGGGCCTTTGCCGCGGCGCACCGTGACGATCAATCGCTGGCAGAGCTTGGGTTTGTAGTGGTGTGCATTGATGGCATGGGAACGCCGTCGCGGTCGAAGGCGTTTCACGATTTCTACTATGGCAATCTTGGCGACGACACGATTCCCGATCAGATGGCGGGGATGAAGGAGCTTGCGGCTAAGTATTCGTTCATCGACATCGACCGCGCTGGAATCTATGGTCACTCAGGCGGCGGCAATGCGACGGTGTCGGCAATGTTTCACTATCCCGACTTCTTCAAGGTGGGCATCGCGGAGAGTGGCAATCATGACAATCGTGACTACGAGGACGACTGGGCGGAGAAGTGGGCGGGGCTTGAAGTGAAGCACGCCGATGGAACCAGCAACTACGACAGCCAGGCCAATCAGAACTATGCGAAGAATCTGAAGGGGCATCTGTTGCTGGTGCATGGAACGATGGACAACAATGTGCCGATGAATAACACGCTGCTAGTTGTTGATGCGCTGATCAAGGCGAACAAGGACTTCGATCTGCTGTTGATTCCGAATGTGGCGCACGCCTATGGCGAGGCCGATCTCTACATGACGCGGCGACGGTGGGATTACTTTGTGCGCTATCTTGCAGGCGATGTGCCGCCGCATGAGTATCAGATGAAGTCGTATGCCGCGGCGCAGGCTGCGCTTGCTTTGGGGAAATAG
- a CDS encoding RNA methyltransferase yields the protein MLSQQQLDQVCVVLVRARNPNNIGAVARAMHDFGFRHLRVVNEYAVPFATARSAVDASDVVAGAMEFDSVAAAVADCTLVVGTTAVGERALLHPLHALPEAAAEIRGALELKGRVALLFGSEKTGLSNDELSHCHWLLTIPMKEHEDVRHPSMNLGQAAAVCLYELVRETGVHAGVGVAAAAAAGEVERLKTLLTEVLEETGYTRRHPANSDEAQIRRLVLRMGVSASDVPVWMGILRQVLWKARGAEAGKE from the coding sequence GTGCTGAGTCAACAACAACTCGACCAGGTGTGCGTGGTGCTGGTGCGCGCGCGCAATCCAAATAACATTGGCGCGGTGGCGAGGGCGATGCACGACTTCGGATTTCGCCATCTGCGCGTCGTAAACGAGTATGCGGTGCCCTTTGCCACGGCGCGATCTGCGGTGGACGCTTCCGACGTTGTGGCTGGCGCGATGGAGTTCGATAGCGTAGCCGCAGCGGTTGCCGATTGCACATTAGTTGTGGGCACGACTGCTGTGGGCGAGCGAGCGTTGCTGCATCCGCTGCACGCGTTGCCGGAGGCTGCGGCGGAGATCAGGGGAGCGCTGGAGCTAAAGGGGCGAGTGGCGCTGCTGTTCGGTTCGGAGAAGACGGGGCTGAGCAACGACGAGCTGAGCCATTGCCACTGGCTGCTGACGATTCCCATGAAAGAGCATGAGGATGTGCGGCACCCCTCGATGAACCTTGGCCAGGCTGCGGCGGTGTGCTTGTATGAGCTGGTGCGCGAGACGGGAGTGCATGCCGGAGTGGGCGTTGCGGCTGCGGCTGCGGCCGGTGAGGTGGAGCGGCTTAAGACGCTGCTGACCGAGGTGCTCGAAGAGACTGGCTACACGCGAAGGCATCCGGCGAACAGCGATGAGGCGCAGATAAGGCGGCTGGTCTTGCGCATGGGAGTGTCGGCGAGCGATGTGCCGGTGTGGATGGGGATTCTGCGGCAGGTGTTGTGGAAGGCGCGCGGCGCTGAGGCAGGCAAGGAATAG
- a CDS encoding YXWGXW repeat-containing protein → MAAALILVPASSFAGVFISVNIAPPVLPVYTQPLCPGDGYIWTPGYWAYGPDGYYWVPGVWVQPPMVGYLWTPGYWGWGGSAFIFHAGYWGPHIGFYGGVNYGFGYTGHGYEGGYWNHGVFAYNRSVNNINVTNVHNVYNRTVVVNNYNRVSYNGGHGGIDARATPQEEAAMRDHRLSPTASQISHRDAAAQDRGQLASVNHGRPQVTAMRSVNQRAFNQQQRVANGVRSGQMTAGETRNIESREASINRQAANDRAANNGRLTQQEHQQINQRQNNVSRSINNDTHNAARQPQARPQARPQARPAAHAAPAREERR, encoded by the coding sequence ATGGCAGCGGCCCTGATTCTGGTTCCTGCTTCTTCTTTTGCCGGAGTGTTCATCTCTGTGAACATTGCTCCGCCGGTGTTGCCTGTTTATACGCAACCGCTTTGCCCGGGGGATGGCTACATCTGGACGCCGGGTTACTGGGCTTACGGGCCGGATGGCTACTACTGGGTTCCTGGCGTGTGGGTGCAGCCGCCGATGGTTGGCTACCTGTGGACGCCGGGCTATTGGGGCTGGGGCGGCAGCGCATTTATCTTCCACGCCGGATACTGGGGCCCGCACATCGGTTTCTACGGCGGCGTGAACTATGGCTTCGGATACACGGGACACGGATATGAAGGCGGCTACTGGAACCATGGAGTCTTCGCCTACAACCGTTCCGTAAACAACATCAACGTGACGAACGTTCACAACGTGTACAACCGCACGGTGGTCGTGAATAACTACAACCGCGTAAGCTACAACGGCGGTCACGGTGGTATCGATGCGCGGGCCACACCGCAGGAAGAGGCCGCGATGCGCGATCACCGGCTCTCGCCGACGGCCAGCCAGATTAGCCATCGCGATGCCGCGGCGCAGGATCGTGGACAGCTCGCCTCGGTCAATCACGGACGTCCGCAGGTTACGGCGATGCGCAGCGTCAACCAGCGCGCCTTCAACCAGCAGCAGCGCGTTGCCAACGGCGTACGCTCTGGCCAGATGACGGCAGGCGAGACTCGGAACATCGAGAGCCGCGAGGCCAGCATCAATCGGCAGGCTGCGAATGATCGTGCCGCGAACAACGGCCGCCTGACGCAGCAGGAGCATCAGCAGATCAACCAGCGGCAGAACAATGTCAGCCGGTCGATCAACAACGACACGCACAATGCGGCGCGGCAGCCACAGGCCCGTCCTCAAGCTCGCCCGCAGGCCCGTCCCGCGGCACATGCGGCACCGGCACGTGAGGAGCGTCGCTAA